DNA from Nicotiana tomentosiformis unplaced genomic scaffold, ASM39032v3 Un00460, whole genome shotgun sequence:
ATCATGAATCATTTTCATCCTTTCTTTGTACAATCTTGCATTCTCAAATGCATGGAACCTAAATTCCTCAAGTTCATGTAACTGAGTGACTCTGCTAGTGCTTGCGGTCTCCATATCAAAATTCAACTGCCGCAGTGCCCAAAGGGCTTTATGTTCGAGCTCTACTAGAAGATGGCAtgcttttccaaacaccaacttgtatggtgacataccaattggagttttgaatgctgtgcggtacgcccataatgcatcatccagcttctttTCCCAATCAGTCCTTATCGCATTCACTGTCTTAGTCAGGACACTTTTGATTTCCCTATTggacacttcaacttgcccgctcgTCTGTCGGTGGTAAGGTGTGGATACCTTATGGCGAACTTCATACTTTTCCAACAGTCGTGCGAACgctctattgcaaaaatgggttccgCCATCACTGATTATACCTCTCGGGGtaccaaaacgtgtgaagatatttttcctTAGGAAGTCTGTCACCCCTTTTGCATCATTGCTTGGGATAGCCACCGCTTCGACCCATTTGGAGACATAGTCATCTACCACAAATATGTATTTGTTACCATACGAGTTGACGAAAGGCCCCATAAAGTCAATCCCCCGCATATCAAAAacctccacctcttgaattgtggTCATCGGCATCTTGTGACGTCAAGATATGTTTCCTATACTTTGGCACTCATCGCAACTTTTTACTCAAGCATGGGCATTCTTGAACAGAGTTGGCCAATACAACCCCGATTCCAACACTTTTGCTGCTGTCTGGATTCCTCCAAAGTGTCCACCATATGGTGAGGCATGGCAAGCCTATAAAATTGAAGgttgatctttctcggggatacacctccggatcatgttatttACACATATTCTAAAAAGTaaaggttcatcccaataataagatCGACAATGgggaaagaactttttcttttgaattcaaGAGAtttcataaggtacaataccgcttgctaaatagttagcaatatcagcataccatgGCGACTCTTACATTGTCACAACGAGTAAAtgttcatccgggaatgtctTTGTTATATCTTCAACCTCCATCTTCTTTTCAGCTCCTTCCAACCTTGAGAGGTGGTCTTCCACTTGATTGTCCGTCCCTTTTCTGTCATGGATTACCAAatcgaattcttgtagcaaaagaacccaacgGATTAAgtgtggctttgactccttctttggtatcaagtacctaattgctgcatggtcagtataaacaataacTTTTGAACCAATTAAGTACGACCTGAATTTGTCGAAGGAAAACACTACAGCTAACATTTCCTTTTCTGTTACGGTGTAATTGAGCTGTGCACCGCTGAGcgtcctgcttgcatagtaaattgggtgcatCATCTTGTCTTTTCGCTGCCCCAAGACTACTCCTATAGCATAATAACTGGCGTTGCATATGAGCTCGAATGGTTGCTCCTAGTTGGGTGCAATAATGATGGGTGCAGTTATCAATCTCTTCTTTAGCTCCTCAAATGCCAACATACaatcattagaaaacacaaagggctgatccttttcaagatgtttacataaagggttagcaatcttgtaaaaatcttttatgaatcgcctgtagaacccgacgtgcccaaggaaacttctcactACCTTGACCGCAGTGGGCGGTGGCAATTTCTCAATCACATCAACTTTAGCATGGTCGACCTCAATTCGATTACTGAACACTCGATGCCCTAAAACCGTTCCCAATTCAGCACCG
Protein-coding regions in this window:
- the LOC138904117 gene encoding uncharacterized protein encodes the protein MHFGLCNEPTTFQQCMLAIFTDMVEDIMEVFMDDFSMVGDSCEDCLHNLRRVLKRCMETNSVLNWERSYLIGSKVIVYTDHAAIRYLIPKKESKPHLIRWVLLLQEFDLVIHDRKGTDNQVEDHLSRLEGAEKKMEVEDITKTFPDEHLLVVTM